In one window of Scophthalmus maximus strain ysfricsl-2021 unplaced genomic scaffold, ASM2237912v1 un_1, whole genome shotgun sequence DNA:
- the LOC124849816 gene encoding uncharacterized protein LOC124849816 translates to MLAVNGRDILSRLEHIKASITSTFGSILKMDSTKKITKKLSGLAKGTALWLTSVSNEVGQILISVLTAQEGPALDIMVADLIRRYSNAGVTPPQLLYVDCDCCLEGRGQTKLQQRFGGWPDLVVKLDIYHFMRRLASGCTKDAHPLYPIFMAKLSCCIFEWDSEDVALVRRAKREQLKCEGVPGITEKMVDQHITKDELARHCRRRTRGEQQTIVLIECLLNELMGEKGRDLLGVPLLDQERMQHIWQTQRRHVKCIQDEPGVLLYAQTGTTTKEGIILPNYRCARGSTSLESFHLHLNRFIPGTSANSLNFQLYLLEGLKRWNQDRHAASLAVKPPALLTYSGDLVQCVNTHSVKVFGRKLVPSFQPPAVYNGEFELFIGS, encoded by the exons ATGCTGGCTGTTAATGGCAGAGACATCCTGAGCAGGCTTGAACACATCAAGGCCAGCATAACATCTACCTTTGGCAGTATCCTGAAAATGGACTCCACgaaaaaa ATCACTAAGAAGCTGTCGGGCCTTGCCAAGGGGACCGCCTTGTGGCTTACATCTGTGAGCAACGAGGTGGGCCAAATCCTCATCAGTGTCCTGACTGCTCAGGAGGGTCCCGCTCTGGACATTATGGTAGCTGACCTCATCCGCAGGTACAGCAATGCTGGTGTGACCCCTCCTCAGCTACTTTATGTAGACTGTGACTGTTGTCTGGAGGGCAGAGGGCAGACTAAATTGCAGCAAAGATTTGGTGGATGGCCAGACCTGGTTGTGAAACTGGATATATACCATTTCATGCGGCGACTGGCATCGGGGTGTACAAAGGATGCACATCCTTTGTACCCCATCTTCATGGCAAAGCTGTCATGCTGCATTTTTGAGTGGGACAGTGAAGATGTTGCCTTGGTGCGGCGAGCAAAGAGGGAACAGTTGAAATGCGAAGGTGTCCCTGGCATCACTGAGAAAATGGTAGACCAGCACATTACCAAGGATGAACTGGCCCGGCACTGCAGAAGGCGGacaagaggagagcagcagaccaTTGTTCTGATTGAGTGCCTCTTAAATGAGCTGATGGGGGAAAAGGGCAGAGATCTTCTTGGTGTCCCTCTCTTGGACCAGGAGAGAATGCAGCACATCTGGCAAACCCAGAGGAGGCACGTTAAGTGCATCCAGGATGAACCAGGTGTACTCCTGTATGCTCAGACTGGCACCACCACCAAAGAGGGCATCATCCTGCCAAATTACAGGTGTGCTAGAGGGTCCACATCGCTCGAGTCCTTCCACCTGCATCTCAACAGGTTCATTCCAG GAACGAGTGCCAACAGCCTGAATTTCCAGCTGTACCTTCTGGAAGGCCTTAAGAGATGGAACCAGGACCGTCATGCCGCATCTCTGGCAGTCAAGCCTCCTGCTTTGCTGACCTACTCAGGAGACCTTGTTcaatgtgtcaacacacacagtgtcaaggTATTTGGAAGGAAGCTCGTCCCCTCTTTTCAGCCACCGGCCGTTTACAATGGTGAGTTTGAGCTTTTCATA GGGAGCTAA